In Notamacropus eugenii isolate mMacEug1 chromosome 1, mMacEug1.pri_v2, whole genome shotgun sequence, one genomic interval encodes:
- the LOC140518220 gene encoding olfactory receptor 1B1-like, with the protein MVCITNASHTPVFLLVELWRGGPPKSLLFLMFLTVYMGAMVGNLTLVLLLSQDSRLSTPMYYLLRGLSIVDTGLATVTLPQLLAHLVSAQPAVPAVRCLMQFFFFYVFGVTDTLVVAVMALDRYVAICDPLHYPVVMNQQVCARLLASCWAVSVIHSLLHAGLLLPLQWAVDNEGAVYLPHFFCDHRPLLKTSCSDTHINELAIFLEGGLLMLGPCALILLSYARIAATILRLPSAAGRRRAFSTCGSHLTMVTFLYGTIIWVYFQPSSQNSQEQDMAAAVMYTAITPLANPFVYSLRNKDVKGALHRLLVPQVTP; encoded by the coding sequence ATGGTTTGTATCACTAATGCCTCCCACACACCAGTATTCCTTCTAGTGGAGCTGTGGAGAGGTGGTCCTCCCAAAAGTCTTCTTTTCCTGATGTTCTTGACTGTCTACATGGGTGCTATGGTGGGTAACTTAACACTAGTTCTGCTCCTCTCTCAAGACTCACGACTCAGCACACCCATGTACTATCTACTACGTGGTCTCTCTATAGTTGACACAGGGCTGGCCACAGTTACCTTGCCCCAGTTGCTAGCCCACCTGGTTTCTGCCCAGCCAGCCGTCCCTGCTGTCCGTTGCCTAAtgcaatttttcttcttctatgtATTTGGTGTCACAGACACACTGGTGGTGGCTGTCATGGCCCTGGACCGTTATGTGGCCATCTGTGACCCATTACACTATCCAGTTGTAATGAATCAACAGGTCTGTGCCCGCCTACTGGCTTCTTGCTGGGCTGTGTCTGTCATTCACTCTCTTCTGCATGCAGGACTCCTCTTGCCTCTCCAGTGGGCTGTTGACAATGAGGGTGCTGTCTACCTCCCCCACTTTTTCTGTGACCACCGGCCCCTACTGAAGACTTCTTGTTCTGACACTCACATCAATGAGCTGGCCATCTTTCTGGAGGGTGGGTTGCTCATGCTGGGACCCTGTGCTCTCATTCTACTCTCTTACGCTCGCATTGCAGCTACAATCTTGCGGCTGCCCTCCGCTGCTGGCCGAAGGAGGGCTTTCTCCACCTGTGGATCCCATCTCACCATGGTCACTTTCCTCTATGGTACCATCATCTGGGTCTACTTCCAGCCCTCATCCCAGAACTCTCAGGAGCAGGATATGGCAGCTGCTGTGATGTACACAGCCATCACTCCTCTTGCCAACCCTTTTGTCTACAGCCTCCGCAATAAGGATGTTAAGGGGGCCCTTCATAGACTTCTTGTTCCCCAAGTGACCCCCTGA
- the LOC140518229 gene encoding olfactory receptor 1B1-like, giving the protein MACAHNASHTPIFLLVGLWRGGPPNRLLFPLFLVAYVAAVVGNLMLVLLITWDSQLGTPMYYLLRGLSVVDTGQATVTLPQLLVHLVSPQPVIPAARCLAQFFFFYLFAVTDTLVVAVMGLDRYVAICNPLHYSVLMNRHVCDYLMVSCLILSLFHSLLHSGLLLPLQWAGDSGGAVYIPHFFCDHWPLVRASCSNIQYNVLAIFLEGSLFVAGPCALILFSYVRIAAAIFRLRSAAGRWRAVSTCSSHLTMVSFLYGTVIWVYFQPPSHNSPEQDMAAAVMYTTITPLANPFVYSFRNKNVKNALHRLLSSSRVNSQLDWP; this is encoded by the coding sequence ATGGCTTGTGCCCACAATGCCTCCCACACTCCCATATTCTTGTTAGTGGGGCTGTGGAGAGGTGGACCCCCCAATCGCCTTCTTTTCCCATTGTTCTTAGTTGCCTATGTGGCTGCTGTGGTGGGTAACTTGATGCTGGTTCTGCTCATCACTTGGGACTCACAACTTGGTACACCCATGTATTACCTGCTTCGTGGCCTCTCTGTAGTGGATACAGGACAGGCCACAGTTACTTTGCCTCAGCTGTTGGTCCATCTTGTCTCTCCCCAACCAGTCATCCCTGCAGCCCGTTGCCTagcccagtttttcttcttttatctgttCGCTGTCACAGACACACTAGTGGTGGCTGTCATGGGACTGGACCGTTACGTAGCCATCTGTAACCCACTGCACTACTCAGTTTTGATGAATCGCCATGTCTGTGATTACCTGATGGTTTCCTGCTTGATCCTGTCCTTGTTCCACTCCCTTTTGCATTCAGGGCTCTTACTGCCTCTTCAGTGGGCTGGGGATAGTGGAGGTGCTGTCTACATCCCTCACTTTTTCTGTGACCACTGGCCTCTGGTTCGGGCATCCTGCTCTAACATCCAGTACAATGTGCTGGCCATCTTCTTGGAGGGTAGTTTATTTGTGGCAGGTCCCTGTGCTCTCATTCTATTCTCTTATGTCCGCATTGCAGCTGCCATCTTTCGCTTGAGATCAGCAGCTGGACGCTGGAGGGCTGTGTCCACTTGCAGTTCTCACCTCACCATGGTTAGCTTCCTCTATGGCACTGTCATTTGGGTGTACTTCCAGCCCCCCTCTCACAACTCCCCAGAGCAGGACATGGCAGCTGCTGTGATGTATACAACTATTACCCCTCTGGCCAACCCATTTGTCTACAGTTTCAGAAATAAGAATGTTAAGAATGCTCTCCACAGACTTCTGAGTTCCAGTAGAGTGAACTCCCAGTTAGATTGGCCCTGA